The Elusimicrobiaceae bacterium nucleotide sequence AGAGGCCGGACTGGTAAAAGACTCCACCGTGCTATAAAATTCACGGTTCATAAATTCCAAAGTGGCTAACATGGCACGGGCACGCCCTTGCAAACTATCTTTCATGTTATAAACCTCTTTACCACGCACTAACTCTTTGTTTAAACGGTCCAAGTGAGAAACCAAACGGATACGATTGCTCACATAGCCGCGAGACAACTGCTCCAGCACGACCGGCTGACTAGGATCCAATGCATTATTGGCACGATCCAAATAAGAAAATATCGTAGCAAAAACACTATACCAAAGTTTGGCTTCGCTCAATGTCCCTTGTGTGGGGATATAAACCACTTTTTGGGCTTCCATGCGTTCCAACTCCGCTGGAAACCATTTGGGAACAGATATTGATTTTCCGGCCAATCTTTCACCGCAAACGTCCGGATAAACGGCATTTTTTTGTTCAGCAGGACGATCTACATCAAAAAACCCTGCCAACACCTGCATTTTAAATTCGGCACACTCTATTTTAGCCTTATCATTTGCGTTTAATGCACGCGCCAAAAGCCCCTGCGGGGCAAGCAGGCTCAAAACAAACAAAGCAATGATTAAAAATACCGTTTTTTTCATGAATATTTCCTATAATACCGGTGGTGCGGGAGGTACACTTAAACTGGAAAGAATCGGGTTTCCTTCTTCATCTAGTTTAATAGCACCTTTGGTAAACACTTCTTCCGGCACAGGTACACCTTTTGCTTGGAAATCGCTATAAAAAGTAGGCAAATTACCCGTAGGAGCAAACAAACCTTGCACTTTTCCGTTTTCATCAACACCGGTTTGCACATAACGGAACAAATCTGTAGATTGGATCTGCCCATCTTTTTGACCATGCATTTCCGTAATATAGGTCACTTTTCTGGACCCGTCAGAAAAACGGGACAACTGTACAATCATGTTCACAGCCGAAGAAATCATTTCGCGAATAGCAAAAATCGGCAAATCGGCCCCTGTCTGCATGCACATGGCTTCCAAACGAGATAAACCGTCACGCGGTGTGTTGGCGTGAATAGTAGTCAAAGACCCTTCGTGACCGGTGTTCATGGCTTGCAACATATCCAAAGCCTCTCCGCCACGACACTCCCCTACTACAATACGGTCCGGACGCATACGCAAGCAGTTTTTAACTAAATCTTGAATAGTAATAGCACCCTTTCCTTCCACGTTGGGAGGGCGGCTTTCCAAAGACACCCAGTGCGGTTGTTGCAAGCGCAACTCTGCCGTATCTTCTACCGTAATAATACGTTCATTATCAGAAATATAACCTGACAACGCATTTAAGAAGGTTGTTTTACCGGTACCGGTACCACCGCAGACAATAATATTTTTACGAATTCTAACGCATTTCTCCAAGAATTCCATACATTCCGGACTAATGGTGCCGAAACGGAAATAATCGGCCGGTCCAAACGGTTTTTGAGAGAAACGACGGATGGTCAGTGTCGGACCGGAAACCGCCAACGGAGAAATGATGGCGTTGACACGGGAACCGTCTTTCAAACGCGCGTCCACCAAAGGCACAGATTCGTCAATACGACGGCCTAACGGGGATACAATACGCTTGATTACTTGTACCACTTGTTCATTGTTTCTAAATTTGTACTTGGTTAAGGTCAATTTACCTTTTTGTTCGATAAAAATTTTATCAAAGGCATTGACCATGATTTCTGTGACGCTGGGATCTCTCATCAAGTTTTCTAAAGGTCCCAAACCCAAAATTTCATCTAAAAGTTCCGAAGCGAAGCGAGTTCTCTGTTCGCGAGAGAACTGCAAGTTCGGTTGTTTTTGTAGGATATCATCTACAATCGCCGCCACACGTTTGCGTGTTTGAACGCTGGCTGAACTTTCATCACTAATGACAATGCGTTCAATTTCCAGCGTACGCACAACATCTTTGTGAATTTTTTGTTTTAAATCGTCCCAGAAAGAAAGTTTGGTTTTACCGGCTTCTCCTTCTTCTTCTACCAATACATGGCTTTCTTGCCCCGCACCATCTGCAGAGCCACCGGCAAAAATAGGATTCCAAATTTCTTTGGCGGCCTGCGTAAATTCTTCATCACTTACAGAAGCAGACCAATCTTTGGGGGCGGGAGTCAAATCTCTAATTTTAGCCAAAACTAACCGCAACCCTTTGATCCATTCCGACTGAGGATTGGAAATAATTTCCACTTCCTTGCGGTTGGAGGTAGCCATAATGCTTTCGTCCCAAGGCAAAAACACATCAATATCGCGGCCCAAAGAATTATAAAACTTTTCCACTTCTTCGTACGCAATAGATCCGGGCATATCATATTGATTACAAATAACACTCACCCGTTCCATCGGATAGCGTTGTTCTTTATAATCATTGAAAAGCTGTACGGTAGAATTTAAATGCGTACGAGTAGCGTTAGATACCCAAAAAATCTTATCGGCTATATCAAAAGCAAAAGCCTGCATCGGAAAGCTGGAATCCACATCTAAAAAGAT carries:
- the tadA gene encoding Flp pilus assembly complex ATPase component TadA: MAELETPKNEAKIIALSSPKEGAGKTTLTLNLALGWAGIQKRPVLIVPLDPLARQEHSFYLDIKKPVSVADILRTLGNTNIAVVGGLLRGKVSMSQWGVGVLPLGNSRAQVASISPKILVPILSRLSQTFDIFLDVDSSFPMQAFAFDIADKIFWVSNATRTHLNSTVQLFNDYKEQRYPMERVSVICNQYDMPGSIAYEEVEKFYNSLGRDIDVFLPWDESIMATSNRKEVEIISNPQSEWIKGLRLVLAKIRDLTPAPKDWSASVSDEEFTQAAKEIWNPIFAGGSADGAGQESHVLVEEEGEAGKTKLSFWDDLKQKIHKDVVRTLEIERIVISDESSASVQTRKRVAAIVDDILQKQPNLQFSREQRTRFASELLDEILGLGPLENLMRDPSVTEIMVNAFDKIFIEQKGKLTLTKYKFRNNEQVVQVIKRIVSPLGRRIDESVPLVDARLKDGSRVNAIISPLAVSGPTLTIRRFSQKPFGPADYFRFGTISPECMEFLEKCVRIRKNIIVCGGTGTGKTTFLNALSGYISDNERIITVEDTAELRLQQPHWVSLESRPPNVEGKGAITIQDLVKNCLRMRPDRIVVGECRGGEALDMLQAMNTGHEGSLTTIHANTPRDGLSRLEAMCMQTGADLPIFAIREMISSAVNMIVQLSRFSDGSRKVTYITEMHGQKDGQIQSTDLFRYVQTGVDENGKVQGLFAPTGNLPTFYSDFQAKGVPVPEEVFTKGAIKLDEEGNPILSSLSVPPAPPVL